In one Nicotiana sylvestris chromosome 8, ASM39365v2, whole genome shotgun sequence genomic region, the following are encoded:
- the LOC104247530 gene encoding expansin-like B1, which produces MSLITLKNHCIILLVTLIFPAICYCEEANSLYTRATYYGSPDCYGTPSGACGFGEYGRKIYDGKVSGVSRLYKNGTGCGACYQVRCKIAGHCTDEGTKIVVTDYGEGDHTDFILSVRAYSEMASQGMANHLLAYGVVDVEYRRIPCRYYGYNLMIKVHENSRFSNYLAIVPIYQSGAFDVEAVEVWQADCKEWRGMRKAYGAVWDMPNPPKGSLTFRVQVSVSGEVKWVQLADVLPDEWKAGIAYDTNLLLD; this is translated from the exons ATGAGTTTAATAACACTCAAAAACCACTGCATTATTCTACTAGTGACACTGATTTTTCCTGCAATTTGCTATTGTGAAGAAGCCAATTCCCTCTACACTAGAGCAACCTATTATGGCAGCCCCGATTGCTATGGAACCCCTA GCGGAGCATGTGGATTTGGTGAATATGGGAGGAAAATTTATGATGGGAAAGTGAGTGGAGTCTCTAGACTCTACAAAAATGGAACTGGTTGTGGTGCTTGCTACCag GTTAGGTGCAAGATAGCAGGTCATTGCACAGACGAGGGTACAAAAATAGTAGTGACAGATTATGGGGAAGGAGACCATACAGATTTTATACTAAGTGTACGTGCCTATTCAGAAATGGCTAGTCAAGGAATGGCTAATCATTTATTGGCCTATGGAGTTGTTGACGTTGAATATCGCAGGATTCCTTGCCGTTATTATGGTTACAATTTAATGATTAAAGTTCATGAAAACAGTAGGTTTTCTAACTATTTGGCCATTGTCCCAATCTATCAAAGTGGTGCATTTGACGTTGAAGCTGTCGAAGTTTGGCAG GCTGATTGCAAGGAATGGAGGGGGATGAGAAAGGCATATGGAGCAGTATGGGACATGCCAAATCCACCAAAAGGATCACTCACATTCAGGGTTCAAGTCAGCGTCTCTGGTGAGGTCAAGTGGGTGCAGCTCGCCGATGTTCTTCCTGATGAATGGAAGGCTGGCATTGCTTATGACACCAACCTTCTGCTCGACTAA